From the Scatophagus argus isolate fScaArg1 chromosome 21, fScaArg1.pri, whole genome shotgun sequence genome, one window contains:
- the rhot2 gene encoding mitochondrial Rho GTPase 2 isoform X1, with product MKQDVRILLLGEPKVGKTSLIMSLVGEEFPEEVPPRAEEITIPADVTPEKVPTHIVDYSEKEQNDEVLRDEIIKANVVCVVYDVTSEDTIDKIRTKWIPLVNGDAEKGNKIPIILVGNKSDLRCGSSMETILPIMNQFSEIETCVECSAKNLKNISELFYYAQKAVLHPTAPLYDPEDKQLKPLCVRALSRVFYISDQDNDRILSDAELNCFQKSCFGNPLAPQALEDVKTVVWKNTSDGVQDNGLTLNGFLFLNTLFIQRGRHETTWTILRKFGYDDSLELTDDYLYPELRVPVGCTTELNHLGHQFLQRLFDKYDEDKDSALSPTELRNLFCVCPYMPWGPEVYMTVPTTDEGYISNQGYRCQWTLSAYLDIHRCLEHLGYLGYPILTEQESQTAAITVTREKEVDLEKCQTQRSVFLCKVIGPRGTGKTAFLQAFVGHNVGNKGNSSSAFSPYAINTVQVNNQEKYLILNEVDVEVEFLKASDASCDVACLMYDTSDPHSFNYCASIYKQHYMESNIPCVLVASKVDLPDVKQFHGMTPAEFCYKHRLPPPLVFSSLLLDSTSKNIFTRLAWAAMYPHLNGSDMSNTSFWLRVALGSAVVAVLGFAIYRTIARLK from the exons atgaaacaagacgTCAGGATACTTTTATTGGGGGAAC CCAAGGTGGGGAAGACATCGCTCATCATGTCTTTGGTTGGTGAGGAGTTTCCAGAAGAG GTTCCCCCCCGAGCTGAGGAGATCACCATCCCTGCTGATGTGACTCCAGAGAAGGTGCCTACACACATAGTGGACTATTCAG aaaaagagcagaacGATGAAGTCCTTAGAGACGAGATCATCAAG GCTAATGTGGTGTGTGTAGTGTATGATGTCACCAGCGAGGACACAATAGACAAG ATCAGAACTAAATGGATCCCTTTAGTTAATGGAGATGCAGAGAAAGGGAACAA AATTCCTATCATCCTCGTGGGAAACAAGTCTGATTTGCGCTGTGGCAGCTCAATGGAAACCATTCTTCCCATCATGAACCAGTTCTCTGAGATTGAGACTTGTGTTGAG TGTTCGGCAAAGAacctgaaaaacatttcagagctCTTCTACTATGCACAGAAGGCAGTTCTTCACCCCACTGCACCTCTTTATGACCCCGAAGACAAACAG CTAAAACCACTGTGTGTCCGAGCTCTTAGCAGAGTATTCTACATTTCTGACCAGGATAATGACCGCATCCTCAGCGACGCTGAACTCAACTGCTTTCAG AAATCTTGTTTTGGCAATCCTCTGGCACCACAAGCTTTAGAAGATGTGAAGACAGTAGTTTGGAAGAACACCAGTGATGGGGTACAGGACAATGGCCTCACCctaaatg GTTTCTTGTTCCTTAATACATTATTTATCCAAAGGGGCCGACATGAAACCACGTGGACTATCCTCAGGAAGTTTGGCTATGATGACAGCCTTGAACTGACTGATGATTATCTTTACCCTGA ACTACGAGTTCCTGTCGGCTGCACCACAGAGCTCAATCATTTAGGCCATCAGTTCCTCCAGCGGCTATTTGACAAGTACGATGAA GACAAAGACTCTGCCCTGTCACCGACAGAGCTTAGGAACctgttttgtgtctgtcctTACATGCCATGGGGTCCAGAGGTCTATATGACTGTCCCAACCACAGATGAGGGCTACATTTCTAACCAAGGTTACCGTTGTCAGTGGAC ACTTTCCGCGTACCTTGACATCCACCGTTGCCTGGAGCATCTAGGATACCTAGGCTACCCTATCCTCACTGAGCAGGAGTCACAGACTGCCGCaatcacag ttaCACGAGAGAAAGAAGTGGACCTGGAAAAGTGCCAAACACAGCgatcagtgtttctgtgcaaaGTGATCGGACCGCGGGGGACGGGCAAGACCGCCTTTCTCCAGGCGTTTGTGGGCCATAACGTTGGG AATAAGGGAAATTCCAGCAGTGCCTTCTCCCCTTATGCCATAAACACTGTCCAGGTCAACAACCAGGAGAAGTACCTAATT CTCAATGAGGTGGATGTGGAGGTGGAGTTCCTGAAGGCATCAGATGCCTCCTGTGATGTTGCTTGTCTCATGTACGACACCAGTGACCCACATTCCTTCAACTACTGTGCCAGTATATACAAG CAACACTACATGGAGAGCAACATCCCATGTGTGCTCGTCGCCTCCAAGGTGGATCTTCCTGATGTCAAGCAGTTCCACGGGATGACTCCAGCAGAGTTCTGCTATAAACATCGACTGCCTCCTCCACTGGTCTTCTCCAGCCTGCTGCTCGACTCCACCAGCAAGAACATCTTCACCAGGCTCGCCTGGGCAGCGATGTACCC ACACCTGAATGGTTCAGACATGAGCAACACATCATTCTGGCTGAGAGTGGCATTGGGCTCGGCTGTGGTCGCAGTTCTGGGCTTTGCTATCTACAGAACCATTGCCAGACTGAAATGA
- the LOC124052466 gene encoding histone H1.0-B, protein MAETSAAPAKAKKTSKPKKPASHPKYSDMIKAAIVHDASRSGASRQSIQKYVKKNFKVGENVDVQIKLALKRLVESGMLRHTKGIGASGSFKLTKPEDSKKPSKAVVSAKPKKAAKTTKPKKSVKPKKVAKTPEKPKKAAVKKVRKVAKKATPTKAKKAQAKKSKPVKPKAKPAKKAIKPKAKPTKKATKTAKKK, encoded by the coding sequence ATGGCAGAGACATCGGCAGCTCCAGCCAAAGCTAAAAAGACATCCAAGCCCAAGAAACCTGCTTCTCATCCCAAATACTCGGACATGATAAAAGCGGCAATCGTTCACGACGCCAGCCGGAGCGGAGCGTCCCGTCAGTCCATCCAGAAGTACGTGAAGAAGAACTTCAAGGTGGGCGAGAACGTCGATGTGCAGATTAAATTAGCCCTGAAGAGGCTGGTGGAAAGCGGGATGCTGCGCCACACCAAAGGCATCGGCGCGTCCGGATCCTTCAAGCTGACCAAACCAGAGGACTCCAAAAAACCAAGCAAGGCAGTGGTGTCTGCCAAGCCAAAGAAGGCTGCGAAGACCACCAAACCCAAGAAGTCGGTCAAGCCCAAGAAGGTGGCCAAGACGCCGGAGAAGCCCAAGAAGGCAGCTGTGAAGAAAGTAAGAAAGGTCGCGAAAAAGGCGACGCCAACGAAAGCCAAGAAGGCACAAGCTAAGAAATCCAAGCCAGTCAAGCCCAAGGCAAAACCAGCAAAGAAGGCAATCAAGCCCAAGGCAAAACCGACAAAGAAGGcaaccaaaacagcaaaaaagaagtga
- the rhot2 gene encoding mitochondrial Rho GTPase 2 isoform X2 — MSLVGEEFPEEVPPRAEEITIPADVTPEKVPTHIVDYSEKEQNDEVLRDEIIKANVVCVVYDVTSEDTIDKIRTKWIPLVNGDAEKGNKIPIILVGNKSDLRCGSSMETILPIMNQFSEIETCVECSAKNLKNISELFYYAQKAVLHPTAPLYDPEDKQLKPLCVRALSRVFYISDQDNDRILSDAELNCFQKSCFGNPLAPQALEDVKTVVWKNTSDGVQDNGLTLNGFLFLNTLFIQRGRHETTWTILRKFGYDDSLELTDDYLYPELRVPVGCTTELNHLGHQFLQRLFDKYDEDKDSALSPTELRNLFCVCPYMPWGPEVYMTVPTTDEGYISNQGYRCQWTLSAYLDIHRCLEHLGYLGYPILTEQESQTAAITVTREKEVDLEKCQTQRSVFLCKVIGPRGTGKTAFLQAFVGHNVGNKGNSSSAFSPYAINTVQVNNQEKYLILNEVDVEVEFLKASDASCDVACLMYDTSDPHSFNYCASIYKQHYMESNIPCVLVASKVDLPDVKQFHGMTPAEFCYKHRLPPPLVFSSLLLDSTSKNIFTRLAWAAMYPHLNGSDMSNTSFWLRVALGSAVVAVLGFAIYRTIARLK; from the exons ATGTCTTTGGTTGGTGAGGAGTTTCCAGAAGAG GTTCCCCCCCGAGCTGAGGAGATCACCATCCCTGCTGATGTGACTCCAGAGAAGGTGCCTACACACATAGTGGACTATTCAG aaaaagagcagaacGATGAAGTCCTTAGAGACGAGATCATCAAG GCTAATGTGGTGTGTGTAGTGTATGATGTCACCAGCGAGGACACAATAGACAAG ATCAGAACTAAATGGATCCCTTTAGTTAATGGAGATGCAGAGAAAGGGAACAA AATTCCTATCATCCTCGTGGGAAACAAGTCTGATTTGCGCTGTGGCAGCTCAATGGAAACCATTCTTCCCATCATGAACCAGTTCTCTGAGATTGAGACTTGTGTTGAG TGTTCGGCAAAGAacctgaaaaacatttcagagctCTTCTACTATGCACAGAAGGCAGTTCTTCACCCCACTGCACCTCTTTATGACCCCGAAGACAAACAG CTAAAACCACTGTGTGTCCGAGCTCTTAGCAGAGTATTCTACATTTCTGACCAGGATAATGACCGCATCCTCAGCGACGCTGAACTCAACTGCTTTCAG AAATCTTGTTTTGGCAATCCTCTGGCACCACAAGCTTTAGAAGATGTGAAGACAGTAGTTTGGAAGAACACCAGTGATGGGGTACAGGACAATGGCCTCACCctaaatg GTTTCTTGTTCCTTAATACATTATTTATCCAAAGGGGCCGACATGAAACCACGTGGACTATCCTCAGGAAGTTTGGCTATGATGACAGCCTTGAACTGACTGATGATTATCTTTACCCTGA ACTACGAGTTCCTGTCGGCTGCACCACAGAGCTCAATCATTTAGGCCATCAGTTCCTCCAGCGGCTATTTGACAAGTACGATGAA GACAAAGACTCTGCCCTGTCACCGACAGAGCTTAGGAACctgttttgtgtctgtcctTACATGCCATGGGGTCCAGAGGTCTATATGACTGTCCCAACCACAGATGAGGGCTACATTTCTAACCAAGGTTACCGTTGTCAGTGGAC ACTTTCCGCGTACCTTGACATCCACCGTTGCCTGGAGCATCTAGGATACCTAGGCTACCCTATCCTCACTGAGCAGGAGTCACAGACTGCCGCaatcacag ttaCACGAGAGAAAGAAGTGGACCTGGAAAAGTGCCAAACACAGCgatcagtgtttctgtgcaaaGTGATCGGACCGCGGGGGACGGGCAAGACCGCCTTTCTCCAGGCGTTTGTGGGCCATAACGTTGGG AATAAGGGAAATTCCAGCAGTGCCTTCTCCCCTTATGCCATAAACACTGTCCAGGTCAACAACCAGGAGAAGTACCTAATT CTCAATGAGGTGGATGTGGAGGTGGAGTTCCTGAAGGCATCAGATGCCTCCTGTGATGTTGCTTGTCTCATGTACGACACCAGTGACCCACATTCCTTCAACTACTGTGCCAGTATATACAAG CAACACTACATGGAGAGCAACATCCCATGTGTGCTCGTCGCCTCCAAGGTGGATCTTCCTGATGTCAAGCAGTTCCACGGGATGACTCCAGCAGAGTTCTGCTATAAACATCGACTGCCTCCTCCACTGGTCTTCTCCAGCCTGCTGCTCGACTCCACCAGCAAGAACATCTTCACCAGGCTCGCCTGGGCAGCGATGTACCC ACACCTGAATGGTTCAGACATGAGCAACACATCATTCTGGCTGAGAGTGGCATTGGGCTCGGCTGTGGTCGCAGTTCTGGGCTTTGCTATCTACAGAACCATTGCCAGACTGAAATGA
- the rhot2 gene encoding mitochondrial Rho GTPase 2 isoform X3 translates to METILPIMNQFSEIETCVECSAKNLKNISELFYYAQKAVLHPTAPLYDPEDKQLKPLCVRALSRVFYISDQDNDRILSDAELNCFQKSCFGNPLAPQALEDVKTVVWKNTSDGVQDNGLTLNGFLFLNTLFIQRGRHETTWTILRKFGYDDSLELTDDYLYPELRVPVGCTTELNHLGHQFLQRLFDKYDEDKDSALSPTELRNLFCVCPYMPWGPEVYMTVPTTDEGYISNQGYRCQWTLSAYLDIHRCLEHLGYLGYPILTEQESQTAAITVTREKEVDLEKCQTQRSVFLCKVIGPRGTGKTAFLQAFVGHNVGNKGNSSSAFSPYAINTVQVNNQEKYLILNEVDVEVEFLKASDASCDVACLMYDTSDPHSFNYCASIYKQHYMESNIPCVLVASKVDLPDVKQFHGMTPAEFCYKHRLPPPLVFSSLLLDSTSKNIFTRLAWAAMYPHLNGSDMSNTSFWLRVALGSAVVAVLGFAIYRTIARLK, encoded by the exons ATGGAAACCATTCTTCCCATCATGAACCAGTTCTCTGAGATTGAGACTTGTGTTGAG TGTTCGGCAAAGAacctgaaaaacatttcagagctCTTCTACTATGCACAGAAGGCAGTTCTTCACCCCACTGCACCTCTTTATGACCCCGAAGACAAACAG CTAAAACCACTGTGTGTCCGAGCTCTTAGCAGAGTATTCTACATTTCTGACCAGGATAATGACCGCATCCTCAGCGACGCTGAACTCAACTGCTTTCAG AAATCTTGTTTTGGCAATCCTCTGGCACCACAAGCTTTAGAAGATGTGAAGACAGTAGTTTGGAAGAACACCAGTGATGGGGTACAGGACAATGGCCTCACCctaaatg GTTTCTTGTTCCTTAATACATTATTTATCCAAAGGGGCCGACATGAAACCACGTGGACTATCCTCAGGAAGTTTGGCTATGATGACAGCCTTGAACTGACTGATGATTATCTTTACCCTGA ACTACGAGTTCCTGTCGGCTGCACCACAGAGCTCAATCATTTAGGCCATCAGTTCCTCCAGCGGCTATTTGACAAGTACGATGAA GACAAAGACTCTGCCCTGTCACCGACAGAGCTTAGGAACctgttttgtgtctgtcctTACATGCCATGGGGTCCAGAGGTCTATATGACTGTCCCAACCACAGATGAGGGCTACATTTCTAACCAAGGTTACCGTTGTCAGTGGAC ACTTTCCGCGTACCTTGACATCCACCGTTGCCTGGAGCATCTAGGATACCTAGGCTACCCTATCCTCACTGAGCAGGAGTCACAGACTGCCGCaatcacag ttaCACGAGAGAAAGAAGTGGACCTGGAAAAGTGCCAAACACAGCgatcagtgtttctgtgcaaaGTGATCGGACCGCGGGGGACGGGCAAGACCGCCTTTCTCCAGGCGTTTGTGGGCCATAACGTTGGG AATAAGGGAAATTCCAGCAGTGCCTTCTCCCCTTATGCCATAAACACTGTCCAGGTCAACAACCAGGAGAAGTACCTAATT CTCAATGAGGTGGATGTGGAGGTGGAGTTCCTGAAGGCATCAGATGCCTCCTGTGATGTTGCTTGTCTCATGTACGACACCAGTGACCCACATTCCTTCAACTACTGTGCCAGTATATACAAG CAACACTACATGGAGAGCAACATCCCATGTGTGCTCGTCGCCTCCAAGGTGGATCTTCCTGATGTCAAGCAGTTCCACGGGATGACTCCAGCAGAGTTCTGCTATAAACATCGACTGCCTCCTCCACTGGTCTTCTCCAGCCTGCTGCTCGACTCCACCAGCAAGAACATCTTCACCAGGCTCGCCTGGGCAGCGATGTACCC ACACCTGAATGGTTCAGACATGAGCAACACATCATTCTGGCTGAGAGTGGCATTGGGCTCGGCTGTGGTCGCAGTTCTGGGCTTTGCTATCTACAGAACCATTGCCAGACTGAAATGA